The following is a genomic window from Spodoptera frugiperda isolate SF20-4 chromosome 18, AGI-APGP_CSIRO_Sfru_2.0, whole genome shotgun sequence.
ttaaaattctttattaatctgattcaaatgtaattaaaatatggtctagCAACTGGGCAAgtggattaatattttcctggtaccttgcccagctcaaaaaccaaatatgtaatagtcattatatgtgcacagcaatctactgttctacggcccaccatgcagttgcagcaatatatatacaaaatatgttttcctacttaatgtgtctactatgtattttcccacgcaataaactgcagttgaCTGAAGGGAGCGGGAAACCTTCCAGTAGGCTGCTAGCAGTATTTCTGCATAATTCAATCGTATAGGAACCATCGCCTCTTATGTGTTAGCCATAGTAGGTAGTAGCAGTGAAGAATCAGAATCCATTGAAGACTTAGAAaaacaacactcacaatgcaaaagaacaaagcgaataatatctgtcattttgacgaaaaacacaacagattgacagcactgaagtcaaattcaaagtcaactgacttggttatcataacaaatactaaaataaatgtgattttttatactgctaattgatacaaagttattaggatcagacatttactaaaatataaataaaattattggtaaattacatttttgttgagcagcctgttcaaaaatagccagttttggacaatctcctttgccggaagtcactattccacgcgaacgaagtcgcgggcaaaagctatccTTAAATATGTACCCACGAAGCCACGGGCCTTGGAGCTCGTTCTTTTTCGATCCCCCTAAATGAGTCACAGGAGAGACCTCAATCATCTGTTTACCATGAGGTGGAACCTGCATGACTgtttgactaaaaatcatctaGGTGTCCCGTGCCATGTGTGTGCGGGAAACACATTATCTTGTAACCCCTGCCCTCTCTGGCGGCTAGAGtgaactaattataattatgtagtggGTACTAAGTGCTTATTGGATATCTACTtagataagtaattatttatagaaataatatatatttaggtatagAATTTCCGATTAGTCATCGACgtagataatgttttattaaacggATACAGCCATCCAGCGATGTAATCGTAGATTTGTAGATTATTAACATACAGAAAACGATGTGAATATGAGTTAGATCCGTTTTCGTACCCATGGATAGGTCCTATAGATAAGTATACGagtagtaagtacctacctactatggccaagttttaaaataaaaattggaaaaGGTAAGTAATCAAAATAGGGAATTTTTACAACATCCCTTGTCGCACGCATAAATACTGCAAGGTTAGCGCAGTACAACGTGTTACGGGTTCGGTTCCCGTACGGAAAATTTCTTTGcgtgatgcacaaattgttgttccgcgTCTAAGTGTCATGTGTTACGAAACAAGATTCAACAAAACCTAGGTTGAGGGGACATTTAAAAAAGtcaagaaaatgaaaataaatactataggTACGACTACGTGAggtcataaaaaaatagaagaaaaggtaggtattaatttgccaccaACTTCAattagcatttaaaaaaaagggaaAAGTGCAAAAATactcactttaaaaaaaaataaaaactagttaataacgtttacaattattttatttacatcagTACATTCATTTAACATTAACACGCTAAtctgtaaaatatttctttaatggctacatgtaaatatttttttacgcattcttattacaaaaatatgtaacagattctattaatgaaatacatattttaaccaGTTGGAATAAAGTTTCAAATGCTAAGTTCAAAAGTCAGTGATTCAATAATTAAGCAGTAAAAAgagcatatttaaaaaaatatataataaaacagttcATCCAATCGATTTTGActcttatttctataaaaagtaaGATCAATGAAGCTAAAAAATGCATTTGCGAAAGGTTTCAAATTTGTTTCTACGACTACCATTCTATAACATGTCATATCTTCAAGGCAATAGAAGTCAAAATCGGTCTACAAAACATAACATACATTTtcctatgattattttttttattgtaataagacGAAGATTCTCTCTCTTTCCAGTCAACAAATTATgtctatattaaaatttaatctaCGCTAATAggacaaaataaacatacctaAAGCTCAAATATGAAATCACTTTTGtaaattgaagaaaaaaaatgcaaaaacatcacattttaataaacacattttactgtgtatttaattaaaagaaatatctttggaaaagaataattaatacaaattttcaaaaagaaaagCACAAATTATATCAGATACAATGAATCAATGTAAGACAAACGAAAAACGAAACCCAGGGAAGTATCCCTATTATATATTTGTAGAACCCTTAGTTATGCATTGATTTGATTGGCCGGGTCGATAGAACCAACCAAAcacagcgccaaacgcgctctcgtttcgattacttttaacgtaaagcaaattcgtactaagggcacagtttccatatacaaaaataacttttaagtaAATAGCTAGAAACCACATCATTATCTAATCCTTTCAAATATTAAGtagtgtttttaattttaaaagctttAGTCAACCAGCAACTAAAAGCAATATGGATACAATATTATGGAAGGTATTTGGAGCTAATATTATTCTCTATGAACAACACAACAAATATCTTACAACTATGTTAGTAATCACATGGAAACAGCTTACAACAACAACTGGCTTAtcaattaaagtaatattttagacatagtatcaaatattttacttataagtCTAACtcccgcactcagagacatttaatgattatttattaatataaacatttgttcaggactgggttaagtaataagtaactgttaaatgactctgagtatggtggTAAGGGCTGCTTCACAATGTCTGATCAAGTTTCTGTGTTAGCATGACTAAATAAGTATATTGCTACATGTTATGTGGAAAATAGATCAAATTATCTGTCAGTTACATTAATACAAGTTTATCAGCTATTGTGAAACAAGACCTTAGACATACTAGTTTAATTGGCAACTAAGCTATCACATaattgctcttatatttctgtATCTAATATTGTTTACACTTATTTGAAGTTAATAACAATCTCTGCTATCAGTGCCTAAGCTAAGCCATTCAATCTACACTatcacatacatatgtacatgaCTTTATGTACAAAACATTTAATAGCATTACAATTAGTTATGTAAGCTTTGcgagatttttatttaagtttttctaATCCCCCATAATCATTGGAACAATGACTTGTATTATGGCTTAATTTTAGTATGCACACTCAAACAATATCGCATATTGTTGGCGTGCCAGCATCCTGTTATTTACGTTTGCGGTTCTCATACTCAATGGCTCTCGCTTCAGACACAATCTGCCTCTCCCTAGTCAAGATACCATCAAGTTGATCAGTGAAGGCATCAAAGGAGAATTTTGTCTCAAATCTCTTCAATCCTGCTTCACCAAGCTTCTCACCTAACTCTGGGTTCAGTACCAATTTACTCATGGCTTGGGCAAAGGCTTTACTGTTTGGTTGGCACAAGAAACCTGTCACTTCATTCACTATTGTCTCCGTAGGTCCACCACTGTTCACAGCAATCACTGGCTTCTTGAAGTACATAGCCTCTAAAGGCACAATGCCAAAATGCTCATTAGATGGAGTATACACCAAAGCTCTACAGTTGTATAATAGAGAGACTTTCTCATCATCTTTGGGAGATTTCATAAATGTAATCTTATCCTCTATGTCTAACTCAGCCACCAAATCAGTCAGCTCAATGTAATGCTCCATATTCTCCAAGTTTATTGGGTCAAATCCACCCGCCATTATTAAATGCACCCTGTTCCAGTCTGCCTCATTCAAAATGTGCTTCAAATGCTCAAAAGCTCTTATCGCTAACTGCAGATTCTTCTTCCTCTCATATCTATTTATTGACAAGAATATAAACTTATCAGTCCCCACAGGAACAACCTCTTTTAAAGGCTTTGGTGTTGTCATCTTAAAGTACTCAGTGTTTATAGATGGATAGCAAATGTCAGGTATCTCTTTGATTCTGTGGAATGCATCCTGGTACACCCGTGCAGTATATTTACTATTGACTAGGACTTTGTCTGCCTGTGCTGTCGTCAGCTCCTCCAGCCAGTTCAATGGTGCCCTGTACACCTTTTTCAATAAACCTCCTTCAGAAGTGAGTAGTTTATCGGGATGATGGCAATAAAATACGACGCGGAATGGTCCTCTCGCCATTTTCAAAAATGGAATGCACAGAGATATGAGGTCGCAAAATATGAGGGTCGGTTCTTCTACCGGTATCACGTACCACGCCATGTAAACAGCGGCGTACACCATGCGTACGTAAGCACACGCGGCTTTGAATCTTCCGAATATGGAGCGAGGTATCCAGTCGCCGACAACCGACACAGGAAACGTACCATCCCGTGTTTCAGCGAAGCAGTGCGTAGGATCGTGATGATTCGTGTAAAAGGCTACATCGTGGCCTTTATTCTTGAAAGCAAGCGCCGCGTCTATAACCAGCCGTTCAGCACCACCAATACCTAAATCAGGGTGGAGAAATATTATCTTAACCATTATTACACCGCTTAGTATTTTACCACGTAGTTGAAATCATTGAACCGTGTTAAATTTGGATAAAGACGATTTGTAAATACGACAGAGTACAGAATCGAAAGATAACACAAGTGACACCTTCAACTCAACCTTGAATGACGTTGACTTTACTGACATTCCTAGATCAGTGTTGTATATTACTAAAATACAAGAGGAATGAAGTGTTGTCATTAACAAATATTGCCTAATTTTCCAACTTCTTCAGaagtgttgtttttgtttaagatGCATGACATTGgaagaaaaatattgtgataatttattattcacaagAAACAGCAATATACAATAAACTTCACAAGTTCTAAACTTTCTTTTCTACGCTTTTTGATGAATTTTATAGCTGTTGTTGTttatgaacataattatattttagggttgttttgttgttgtcaAGAACTtacaacttttcttttttttttttttacatttaatgggtcgacgtttgaccgctatctcacctgatggtaagtgatgatgcggcctacggtagagcacgtctgcccataagcaacctctTACT
Proteins encoded in this region:
- the LOC118278149 gene encoding alpha-1,3/1,6-mannosyltransferase ALG2, yielding MVKIIFLHPDLGIGGAERLVIDAALAFKNKGHDVAFYTNHHDPTHCFAETRDGTFPVSVVGDWIPRSIFGRFKAACAYVRMVYAAVYMAWYVIPVEEPTLIFCDLISLCIPFLKMARGPFRVVFYCHHPDKLLTSEGGLLKKVYRAPLNWLEELTTAQADKVLVNSKYTARVYQDAFHRIKEIPDICYPSINTEYFKMTTPKPLKEVVPVGTDKFIFLSINRYERKKNLQLAIRAFEHLKHILNEADWNRVHLIMAGGFDPINLENMEHYIELTDLVAELDIEDKITFMKSPKDDEKVSLLYNCRALVYTPSNEHFGIVPLEAMYFKKPVIAVNSGGPTETIVNEVTGFLCQPNSKAFAQAMSKLVLNPELGEKLGEAGLKRFETKFSFDAFTDQLDGILTRERQIVSEARAIEYENRKRK